GATTCCTTGTACTGCTGATCTGAATGACAATAACTATAGAACAGATTCACGGGAAAAGTTGATTGCTGTTTGGTCATGATTTAGTTCCTCTATTAGACGATGGGCGACAATATATCTCCCTTCATCAACTGTGGTAAAAGCAAATCCCGGGCCTGGGATAACATCCGGTTCTCCCGCGCAAGCAGAAAAATCTGCCGGACAACCGGCTCCACCGTCTCGTTGAACAGGCGCGCAATCGCTTGTTGCGGTTGTAAGAAAGTTAGGGTCTTCATTTTACCCTGACTAACGCCAGGTTGCGCAGTATTGGCGTTGAGATTGGCGATGTGCTGGCGCGTTTCATCTTGGGCTACCCAAAAGTATAGCAGGTTTTGTCCCACTTCCGGGGCCGCTCTCAGAGTGAATACGTGCTCATTGACAGCGCACTGTTTATGCGGAAAACCATCACCGAAATACGAGGATCGCCCGATATTAGCGCCGTCTTTATAAACGACTATATCGCGGCTCCGCACTACTCCTTTGCGCATAGCGCTAAAGTATTCTTCCGAAACATACTTCTCTTTGGCATAGTCATACTGGCCGATACCAATGACATTTTCCGCACCGATGGATGGGATACCTTCTTCTTTGGCCCCGCCTTTCGGGCGTCCGCCTGACTCAAGATATACGAGAACCTCGCCAAGCGATTTTCTCTCCCACCCCTCCGGCACGCCGTTGGTAACAGGGATGCGCTCATGGCCGGGGAAGCGGAGATGGATGAACCACTCTTTGTAGAGGAGCCGTGCCGATTTCTCTAGCAACTGAATCCGTCGCCGGTTGTTCTCGATCAGGCCATCGTAGGCGGAGAGAATCGAGGCGATGCGCTCCTGAATAGGGATTGGGGGCACCTCGACTTCCACCTTGGCCAACTTCTCACGGGGCAGATGTTTGATCGTCGCACCGGTGAACAAAGGAGAGAAATGGCCAGTCCGCCCCTTGTGCAGAAATAAGTAAAACAGAAACTCTTTATTCAAACATTCGCGCGGTCGAATCCGATGCAAGGCTTTCTGGAACATCATTCCCGGAATCTGCTCCTTCCAGATCGCGCAGCGGCCAGGATCGCC
This window of the Gammaproteobacteria bacterium genome carries:
- a CDS encoding restriction endonuclease subunit S is translated as MRWERKHLDVVADFCLGKMLDQKKNRGDLLPYLANVNVRWGEFDLKDLREMRFEHRELDRFGLKYGDIVMCEGGDPGRCAIWKEQIPGMMFQKALHRIRPRECLNKEFLFYLFLHKGRTGHFSPLFTGATIKHLPREKLAKVEVEVPPIPIQERIASILSAYDGLIENNRRRIQLLEKSARLLYKEWFIHLRFPGHERIPVTNGVPEGWERKSLGEVLVYLESGGRPKGGAKEEGIPSIGAENVIGIGQYDYAKEKYVSEEYFSAMRKGVVRSRDIVVYKDGANIGRSSYFGDGFPHKQCAVNEHVFTLRAAPEVGQNLLYFWVAQDETRQHIANLNANTAQPGVSQGKMKTLTFLQPQQAIARLFNETVEPVVRQIFLLARENRMLSQARDLLLPQLMKGDILSPIV